In Silene latifolia isolate original U9 population chromosome X, ASM4854445v1, whole genome shotgun sequence, the following proteins share a genomic window:
- the LOC141618928 gene encoding uncharacterized protein LOC141618928, whose product MALFEALYGRKYGSPVCWDDVTDAVTLGPELIQLMVEQVHVIRQKMRAAQDRQKCYADLKRSEIEFALRKYVSDHTHVLAAKTVEMDENLSYEEVAKEIFDRKVRKTRNSEISLVKILWTNHNVEEATWEVEDEIKEKHPHLFA is encoded by the exons ATGGCActttttgaagctttgtatggaagGAAGTATGGGAGTCCAGTATGTTGGGATGACGTCACTGATGCCGTGACACTGGGTCCAGAGTTGATTCAGCTGATGGTTGAGCAAGTACATGTAATTAGACAAAAGATGAGAGCTGCACAAGATCGGCAAAAGTGTTATGCAGATTTAAAAAGGAGTGAGATTGAGTTTGCT ttgagaaagtatgtgagtgatcatACTCATGTGTTAGCAGCTAAGACAGTTGAGATGGATGAGAATTTGTCTTATGAGGAAGTGGCTAAGGAGATCTTTGACAGAAAAGTGAGAAAGACTAGAAATAGTGAGATTTCCTTGGTGAAAATTTTATGGACTAATCATAAtgtagaggaagctacatgggaggttGAAGATGAGATAAAGGAGAAGCATCCTCATTTGTTTGCTTAA
- the LOC141618929 gene encoding uncharacterized protein LOC141618929, with protein MGIIYHEGKANVVADALSRKPVHALCLAMSRINLQDELKEMRICGIRKGDSVEDLMIEPELYAEVREKQKGDPKLEKWRAAVEVDVLSHFVVGIDGGLRFDGRWCVPDDEDLKRTILTEAHSTPYFVHPGGDKLVKGEHKRPQGKVQSLDVPEWKWESISMDFIVGLPRT; from the exons ATGGGGATAATTTATCATgaggggaaggctaatgtggtagCAGATGCTTTAAGTAGGAAGCCAGTTCATGCTTTATGTTTAGCTATGTCGCGGATTAATttgcaagatgaattaaaggaaaTGAGAATTTGTGGGATAAGAAAAGGGGATTCAGTTGAGGATTTAATGATTGAACCGGAGTTGTATGCTGAGGTTAGAGAGAAGCAGAAAGGAGATCCAAAATTGGAGAAGTGGCGTGCGGCCGTGGAGGTGGACGTGCTGTCACATTTTGTAGTAGGAATAGATGGTGGTTTGAGATTCGATGGAAGGTGGTGTGTACCTGATGATGAGGACTTGAAGAGAACGATTCTGACTGAAGCACATTCTACACCATATTTTGTGCATCCTGGAGGAGataagtt GGTGAAAGGTGAGCATAAGAGACCACAGGGTAAGGTACAGTCTCTTGATGTGCCTGAAtggaagtgggaaagcatttctatggattttattgttggttTACCTCGTACATAG